In Nostoc edaphicum CCNP1411, the sequence ACTGGTCGAATTTACCTTTGATAAAGTAACCTCTCTGCCGGACAATCGGCTTATGGACTTCATTAACGATCGCTGTTTTGCCGATACCAGAGAAACCCACTACTAACATGATTTCTCTAGTACCACTACTAATGCGGTCAAAGGCTTGCAGTAGTGTAGCTACTTCGGTTTCACGACCATAAAGTTTTTCTGGAATGAGGAAGCGATCGCACACATCGCGTTGGGCAATTGGGAAACTTTCAATTCTACCCGTTTCCTTGAGTTGAGCCAAACAAATTTCTAAATCATATTTCAGCCCTAATGCACTCTGATAGCGGTCTTCAGCATTTTTCGCCATCAATTTCATTACAATGTCACAAAGAACTTCGGGAATCTCCTTTTCCCCCCTGCCCCCTGCCCCCTGCCTCCTGCCTCCTAATTTTTCTGGTTGTTTAGCAATGTGACAATGAATCAGTTCCATCGGATCATTAGACTGGAAGGGCAATTGACCCGTGAGTAATTCAAAAAAAGTCACTCCCAAGGAGTAAAAATCACTGCGATAGTCGATACCCCGATTCATTCGTCCAGTTTGTTCGGGAGAAAGATAAGCAAGAGTACCCTCCAAAACCTGAAGATTTTTAATTTCCTGGGTTTCTTTGGGCAGAAGAGAAGCGATGCTAAAGTCAATCAGCTTAACTTGTTTTGTCTCTGGATGAATGACGATATTGGCCGGCTTGATATCTTTGTGGATTACCCGGTGCTGATAGAGTCCATTGAGAATGTCAGCTAGACGAATAGCGATCGTCAGAAATTCACTTAATTTTAGTGGCTGTATCTTAGTATATTGCCCAAGTGAAATGCCTCCAAAATCTTGCATCACTAGTGCATAGCTATTGCGATAGGTTTCTAGACTGTAGGGTTGAACAACACCAGGTAAGTCAAGATTTTTGGTGATTGTATACTGATTGCGGAACTGCAATAGTTCACTAAAGGATGGGTAATCACGTTTCAGGTATTTGATGATCACAGGTCGCAGGTCTATATCTCGAATACCCCGATAGACAATAGTCTTAGAACTGAAGTAAAGTTGCTCAACAACTTGATATCCTTCGATTACAACTGTCCAATCTAGTTCTATTGTCATATATGCTGACCTCATTCCAACAATCTATTCTCAATGGCTATAATAATTAAGTATTCCCAATATTCAGTTTTTTGTAACATCATAATGTATTTATCTGGTCATTTTTTTTATGATGTTTTTTTGATTAAAATTAATTATCTATTATATTTTTTTAGTAATAGAGCTATTAAAATAAATAAGTAAAAATTACTACACGGATAAATTGTGATAAATTCATCAGTTTCTTAATTAAAATTAACTCATCCCACAGCTAGGAAAAAATCGCTTGTCTGACAACATGCTCTTGCGATCGCTAGTTTTCTGTAATTGCCGTGAGAAAATCGAAGTCAGTGGTTATTGCTACCCATGACCACTGACTAATGACTAATGACTAATGACTAATGACTAATGACTAATGACTAATGACTAATGACTAATGACTAATGAAGAACCCTGCTACTTTATAAGGATAAGCTCTGGAATATGAAAAGAGAGTTTGTTTTTCTTTCTAGTCACAATTGAGCGATATTTGATATTGGAGCTAATTTTGTTTTGGATTAATTGATGATTTATATATTCTCTCACCATCGGGGCTACAGAGAAAAGAGCAGCATTTTTATCTACTAAACAGCGTTCTTGCAAAGATTCTAAAGCATCTAGTAATTGTTGTGGTGATATGGCAGATGATATTTGCGATCGCAGTTCTGAAAATGAAGCTGGCTGATAATTACTTGCTAACCAGTTAATAATGAGATTTTCTGGATCTGATAGGTGGTTAAAATAGTCTTTTAAAAGCTGGCTAATCTCACCAAACACTAATATTCTTTGGTTCAAAAACTCCGAAATATTTCCATCAAATAACTTGTGAATTTTGCTAGAAACCATATTTAATAACAATGGATTACCTGCATAGCTCTCAGTGAGTTGATGCCAATCACTGCTTGAACCACAAAAAGCACCTTTTGCTTTAAATATTTCTTCTACTTCTATTACTTTTAAACCTTTTAATTGCAATGTTCTAACAGGTAATTTTTCTCCTGTCAGATGCCTAATCTCTCTCGGCGTTTCCTGAATTGTAAGCACTAAGCAGCTTTGATGAAACGTTTCTGCCACTCGCCTTATAAGTTCGCTATAACCATCATAACGTTGACGATAATATCCAATATTATATTTACCTGAAGCATCTGGTAAAATTGTCTCTAGATTATCTAATATCAATAAACAACGAGCGTTTTTTAAATAATGAATTAACTGCGAAATTCTGCCGTCTAAAGTTTTTGGTAAATTATTTTCCTGCCCTTCTGATAAAATTTGAATTAGATCAGCTAACATGTCTTTGACTGATGGAGCATTGCGAAGACTGCGCCAAATCACAAACTCAAACTTATCTTGAATTTGCTCTGCTAGCTTTACTGATAAGCTAGTTTTACCCATCCCATCCATACCAAACAAAGTCACTACTCGGCAGTGTTCTTTGAGAATCCAGTGTTTTAGGGTCGTTAGTTCTGCTGTGCGTCCTAAGAATGCAGAGATATCGGGTGCTTCGCCCCAATCAGTTAAATTTTGGATTGAATGCTGATTACTAATTACTTCATGAGTGCGAGGTAGTTGATAATCACTGGGTTCAAGTAATAAATTAAAAGCCCGGAAACAGGTGTTTAGAGTTTGCTTGTCAACTCCCACTTGGCAGTGAAATACCTTCATCAGTGTATCTGGATCTAAGCCGGTGCGATCGCTTAAATCTTCCAAAGTGTAACGTTTATCTAAGTTTTCCCAACTTTGTGCCTGACATTTCGCGGTTTGAAGTTTCTGAAATCCTTGAGGTGTCAAAATAACACCCCGTTTGCGCCTGCGTTGTAATGGATTCATTACTGTCTCTTCAGTTTTGTATATACATTCATAAACAGGACTTACGCAGACAACAGCCGAAACCCTAATTCTCAGATAGGGATAATTCCTGAATTACCCCAGAGCGCGTATAGTTTTGCGTAAGTCCTCATAAAGTAATAGTCAGTAGTTAGCGCCTATAATATGCCGCCAAAAATTTACTCCACTCAAGAGGGTGCTACAAAGATGAGATATGCTTTTCCTGAAATTAGGTATGTTAAATATTATGAATATTTTGATTAAAAATAGCTTTTTTGCAGAGCAACCAGAGAGAACGCGGAAGTTTTACTTAAGTTATCGGTAGATGAAATCCTTTCTGGTTAAAGCTTTGGGATATTGACGACCAAAAAAGTTTAAGTTTCGTTCTTAAGTTCCTTAACTTCGGTTGTTAGGGCAGGGTTACACGTGCAAAATACAAAAAGTTTTCCAATTCAAAAATCCAGTGAAAAATTTAAGTCGCATTTTTATAGTTCTCCTCACTTTTATTCTCTGGCTAGGTGGGCTGAGTCCGGCTTTCGCAGATGATAAAACAGTATTAGGTGTAACCAGCCTTTACAGTACTTCAGAGCAACAAGAACAAGGAGTTAAAGTCTATAAGGATATACTCCGATACGGAATTGCTACCCCTTTTTCTCTACCTCCAGATTTTCAGATTCCTGCTACTAAAGCAGAGTTTGATCAAAAAGTAGTACCAGGACTAATCAAAGTACTTGGAGATGGTTCAGTTACTAAAGCTTGGTTTGACTTTCAGGCTGGAGAAGCTCAAATTGCTACCAAAGAATTGTTTAGTATTGATGCTCCTTTGGGGCAGAAAATATATAGTGTAGTAGCTGGAAAGCCTTTACAACAATGTCCTCTAAAAATTCAAGATACTCAGATTGATTTCTTTCTAGATTCAGACAAAGCAGTTGAAAGAGCTAAAGAACTAGATGAGCAAGGTTACTTTATCTACGTTTCTCCTGTTAAGGAATTACGCAAGAAAGTTCTTGATGCTCTGTATGAGCAATATAGTGGAAGTAATAATCCATCTTGTTTCTTGGTTAACGGTACTACTCAGAAGATTACAGTTGATTTCCAAGATCCAGATATTTACCCTTTACTTCCTCCTCAATTGCAGTCGCCAGGGAAGAACAAACCACTCGTTTTCTTACCTAAGAGTGGAAGTGAGTTTTTATACGTTGTTAACGCGAGACAATTATCTAGCTAGTATTCCACCAGATTAATTTTGATAGGGCAGCACAGCTAGCTGTGCTGCCTTGCTGCGTAGTATCATCATCAATGGTTAAGAATAAGCGATCGCACTTTCTTTAATTTCCGGTGTGTACTCGCCTACCCCGAACGTCTCAAAGAGTTGCAGCTTGTTATCACACATTGCTTAACTTTTGGAAAGCCTTGCAAACAAGAAATGTTAGATTTAGTTATTTCTACTTACTTAGTTTTTGTAAGACAAGATACATTAAATGGTAGTTTAGTAGCAAAGGAACCAAAAAGCATGGCCGTTAGTAGCCCTGAAGTCATCCGTCATATATTGATTGGACTGGGATATTTAGCTCCTGAAATTGATCCTAAGCCGGATCTGACTAAATTTGCTCCCTGGAAGCGGAATAACAACTCCTTGACAGATGATCCTACTGAAGAGGCAATTAAAAAGTTTCAGAAACAGTACTCACAAAAACTTGTGGTTAATGGTAACGCTGATTCCGAAACTCGAACTGTAATGGAAGATACAGTCAAAGGGCTTCAGAATAGATTGAAGTTTCACGGTTTTGCAACCAATGCTGAAATTCCTCCAGACAGGCCTTTTTATGGGCCAGCGACTTATACAGCAGTCAGGAAATTTCAGAAATCTCAGGGTTTAACTGAAAATGGCATTGCTACTATTGAACAGCGTCAAATTCTACAGCAGCCTACTCTCACAAATAAGCCCCAACCTCAGCCCCAGACACAACTCAGACTGATAGATTTGTTGTTTCAATTCAAAAAGAATCCTCAAAATACTTCTTACATCGAAGCATTAAAGAACTTACAACAAAATCTACCCAAGGACGTTTTACACAAAGTTACTAACAAATGGAGGGGAACAAATGATCAAAATCCTGAGATTGTCAAGCTGACGAATCTATTCACTTATTATGATGACAACAATCAAAATCATCGTGATGCACTAAATCACTTACAAAGTCAGATTACTCCAGCCATCTCTCAAGCATTTTTAAGTCTCTGGAATAGGAAGTAAACAAATAGGATGTAAAGTAAAATTCTAGGTGCTGACTACAAACCCTCAAAACTAGCTTGACATCCGAAAATTAAAAACCAGGTTTCTGATCTCTGCTGAGTCGGAAACCTGGTTTTTTAACAATTCTGAATTCTGAGTTCTGAATTCTGAATTCTGGTTTAATACTCAATTCCCGGTTGCGCTTTCACACCTTGATCGCGGAAAGGGTGCTTAACTAGGGTCATTTCGGTTACTAAGTCAGCACACTCAATTAAAGCAGGTGGTGCGCCTCTACCTGTAAGAATAACGTGTTTATTAGCTGGTTTTTGTGCCAAACCTGCTAAAACGTCTTCTACTGGTAAGTAAGCCATTTTAAGGGCGATATTGATTTCGTCTAACAACACTAGATGAAAGTCTGGGTTGCGAATATATTCTAATGATTTCTCCCATGCGGCGCTAGCTTTGTCAAGATCGCGATCGCGGTCTTGAGTTTCCCAGGTAAAGCCTTCGCCCATTGCGTGAAATTCTATCTGGTCTTCCCAATAGCTAAAAACCCTTTTTTCGGAAGGTTCCCAGCTACCTTTGATAAATTGGATGATCGCTACTTTATACCCATGACCGAGCGATCGCAACACCATCCCCAAAGCCGCAGTAGTTTTACCCTTACCGTTACCAGTATTTACAATAATTAACCCTTTTTCTGGTACCGCTTCTGCTATGCGCTTGTCTTGCACTTCTTTGCGTCGCTGCATCTTTTTGCGGTACTGTTCATCAGTCAAAGATGAAGACATTACCTCATCAATCAAGCGCCCAATCTCTTGGTCTTGGTTCAATTCGGGTGGTGTATCGTTTTTCATCAAGCTAGTATGCAAATAACTGTTAAAAGTGTTGAGAAGTAAGCGAAATTATGCTTATAATTTTATTTTAGCTAAATCATATAAGTTGGATATCTCCACTAATATTTTATAGGAAAATATTGATCATGCCTTAGTATTTTTAAGATGATTTGCATACAAGTGTGTAAAACTATATGATATACAAACTGAACTTATAATTTGAGTTTAATATTACTGTTTTAAATATTTTAATATGTTAATTAAAGCACTTTGTCAAGAAAACTTTGTTATTTTCTCTTTTGATACAGTCATTAGTTAAACTACAAACTGAGGGCATTAGCTTAACTATCAGGGGTTACGATATCTGATATCGGTAGTTATAGATTTATGAATGCTTTGGTATGAAATTATCACCCAAACTTTTTTATGTCCCTCATTCTTCGTCTTCATCCAATTCATCATCCTCACTCCAATACTGTTGAGGTGCATTTCCGTGAACTTCTAAAATCTTTGGTTTTTTGATTTTGTTGTCAGGTGGATTAATTGCTTCTAACTGCACATCAAATTTCCAGTTGTCGCCAAAATCATAAAGATAGGTCATTTTACCACCTGGTTCGAGAGATAAATCACCAATCTGCACTTGGTCTGCAAATGGGGGTGTTTCCATATAGGCATGACCAATTTTTATTATGCGACCAAAACGGTCTTTATAACTAAACTCGTACAGGTGATCGTAGTCAAAGTCAAAAGCATCGAGAATTATCTCTGCTAGCCAGCTTAATGGTTTTTTTGCTGGGATGGCAATGCGTCGCCAAGCCTTAAAAAGAGATACTTTGAAAATATAAATCCCATCGGTGAAGCCTTGTTTTGGAACAATTAAATTATGCTCCCATTCTGGAAAAAATGGTTGTAAATGTGACTGTAATTTTCCAAAATTCACATTTACATCATCCTGTAATTCTCCTCGTATACCTAGCGGAAATAGTAATTGCAACAGAGCATCACCAAAAGGCAAACGTTGTAAACTAGTAATACGCCATCCCTTGCCTTCTTGTGGTTTCCCATGTTTGATAGATAACAATCCAAACAACTCTAACAGAGCAACATTATGCAGACCTGGGTAATAACTAATATTGTGTTGGTCTTCATATTTAGAAAATTTTAAACCTTTATCTGGGACGCGAGGCCAAAGTTGAATACATCTAAATAAATTCCCTAATGAATCTTGATGTTCACCCAAAACTTCGTTATTTCCCCAAATCAACCAGGCTTCTAATAAGTTGAAATAGCGTTCTGTTGGATTCAGGCTTGACCAGGATTGTAAAGTTGCTGCGTCTAAAACTAAAAACTGCTTCTTCCCTTGGGATCTAATTTGGGCTATTCCAGAACTGCGTAGTAGCAGATATAGTCCATTAATGTAGGGGTATGATTTTTGTACGGGGCGTTTGAGTTTAATTTCAATTGGGTGACTTAACCGAGAGTTAACTTCTGATAGTACTTTTAGCGGTAGAAGGTTATTAACACTACTAACTTCTACTCCATTTGGTTCTAAGAAATCTATCAGAGTTTGAAAGTCATGCAGAATTGTACTGGGTTGATTTTCATCAATACTGAGTTCTTGTAGGAGTTGTTGTTGTGACTCTGTTATAGAAGGCAGTTCAGGATTGAGTGTGCGTTCTAGTCGCGCAAATAAATCTTCCATAAATAAAAATTCTAAATTCTAAATTCACAATTTAACCTTCTGTGTAACCTGTTTTATTTATACTAAGACTACAGAAGTTCTCCTGATAAACATTGACAAACCAAGTATCACAACAGGACTATCAATACCGTAAGTTTAATGAAATGTGAATGATAATATTTTCACCTTCTACTTGACAATCCCAGGAATTTGATATGAATAGTAACACTCGCCTACAGATGATTTTAGCTGATACACGTATTAATACAGTATTACCTGCGATCGCTCAACTAAATCTACCCAACTGGTGGTTAGCAGGTGGTGCAGTCCGAAACACCGTTTGGTCTTCAATTTTTGGCAATGACTGTGGGTTGGGGATTAAAGATTTTGATATTGCCTTCTTTGATATAGAGGGGAACCGTTCTCAAGAACTAGCAGCAAAAGCGACTCTCACAGAACAATTTCCTGATGACGAGTTTGATGTCAAAAATCAAGCCAGTTTTGCTCGTTGGCGTCTTGGTAGCAGACCCTACACTAGTACAGAGGATGGCATTACAGATTGGCTACACACCGCTACATCTGTGGGAGTTCGACTAGATACCCAAGGTCAATGGCAATTTTTCACACCTTACGGGTTGGATGACTTATTTGGTGGCATTATTCGACCTACGCCAACGCATACTCATAACTTAGATGCCCACAATAAGGCCTCTGGATTTTTGCAAAAGTGTCCTTATCTGCGGTTGGCGTAAAAGTTACAGTCGGCTTATAGCCACTAGTTTTTGTCACAAGGAAATAATCGCTTTTTAATTTATAACCCTTGGATACAGAAGCGCAATGTTAATAATTTTCTACGTATTGGGAATAATTAAACTAGAACCCTGAACGGGGTTGATGCTAATTTTGTAACTTTATAGTCGAAAATCAATGCCAAATCGTACTGGATACCAAATCAACTCGACTCTCCACGAAGGAATCCAAACAATTATTTATCAAGCACAAACGCCAAAGACGCAACAGCGAGTTATCCTCAAGCTGCTTAAAAATGAATATCCGACTCTTGAAGCCTTTACTCGTATTAAAAATGAATATCAAATTCAGCAAGGTTTAGACCATCCCAATATAGTTAAAGCTATCAGTCTAGAAACCTTTGAAAATCGTGTGGGTCTGTTGTTGGAAGATTTTGGTGGTCAGTCTTTAGCTCAAATACTACAAATAGAAAAACTTGATCTACTTAAGCATTTAAACATTGCTATTCAACTGACTAAAGCCTTAGATTATTTGCATAAACATCAGATTATTCATAAAGATATTAAACCCAGTAACATCATAATTAACTCCCATACAGGTATTGTTAAACTCACTGACTTTGGTATAGCCTCCCGTCTCAATAAAGAAAATCCCCAATTTAATAACCCTAACTGCGTTGAAGGCACACTTGCCTATATGTCTCCTGAACAAACTGGGAGAATGAATCGCATTCTTGATTATCGCACTGACTTTTATTCCCTTGGTGTGACTTTATATGAAATGTTAACTGATAAAACACCATTTTTTAGCCAAGACCCCCTAGAAGTAGTTTATAGTCACATTGCAGTTCAAGCGATAAACCCCCAATCATTAAATTCACAAATTCCTACCGCCGTCTCTGAAATTGTGATGAAGCTGATGGCAAAAAATGCGGAAGACAGATATCAAAGTGCTACAGGATTATTAGCAGATTTAGAATCATGTCTCAACCAGTTAGAAAGCAAGGGAATAATTACTGATTTTGTTCCAGGGCGTTTAGATATCTTGAGTCAGTTATTAATCCCTCAAAAATTATATGGTCGTGAAGAACAAGTTAATGAACTGCTAGCTGCATTTGAGCGCGTTGCTAACCCCCCTGAATCCCCCCTTAGCAAGGGGGGACTAAGGGGGGTAGAAATGATGCTAGTTTCTGGTTATTCTGGTATTGGCAAATCAGTTCTAGTGAATGAGGTTAATAAACCCATTACTCGCAGACAAGGGTACTTTATTTCTGGTAAATTTGACCAATTAAAGCGAAATATACCTTATGCTTCTTTAATTCAAGCTTTTGCTTATTTGATGCGGTATTTGCTGACAGAAAATAATGAGCAAATAGAAATATGGCGGAATAAAATACTATCAGCTTTAGGAACAAATGGAAAAGTTATTACTGACGTAATTCCAGAAGTAGAATTAATCATTGGTACACAGCCAGAAGTTGCCGAAATTGGGGCAACAGAATCACAAAATCGCTTCAATCATGTTTTTAAAGAATTTATCCAAGTTTTTACCCAAAAAGAACATCCCTTAGTCATATTTTTAGATGATTTGCAATGGGCAGATTCAGCTACATTAAATTTAATCCAACTGCTTATAACTGATACAGACAGCAAATATTTTCTATTTATCGGAGCATATAGAGATAATGAAGTTAATTCGGCACATCCTTTAATTCAAAAAATAGAAGAAATTAAAAATAGTGGCACGGTAGTTAATAATCTTGTATTACAACCTTTAAATTTAGAAAATGTAACTAAGCTAGTTGCCGAAACTCTCCAAGAAGGAGAAGCTAAACAGGATGAGGAAATTAGAGTATTTAGTAATAAAATTATTCAATTAGCCGAATTAATTTGTAATAAGACAGGTGGAAACCCATTTTTTATAACACAACTAATTCAGGCACTTTATCAAGAAAATTTACTAAAGTTTGACTTTGCTAATGCTAGATGGCAGTGGAGTCTAGAGGATATACAAGCAATTGGAATTACCGATAAAAATGTAGTTGAGTTAGTTGCCAGTAGAGTTGAAAAACTACCAACCCTCACCCAAGATGTTTTAAAATTAGCAGCTTGTGTGGGCGATAGATTTAGTCTGGATGTTTTATCGATAGTCAATGAAAAATCACCTTCTTTGACGGCTAATGATTTACACTCGGCTTTGCAAGCGGGATTAATTCTACCTTTAAGTGAAGCTTACCGTATTCCTTTAGTTTTTAATCAAGAAGAAGCGGTTAATTTCAATTTCGACACTTCACGGGTAGGTTATAAGTTCTTACATGACAGAGTGCAGCAAGCAGCATATTCATTGATTCCAGAAGAACTGAAAAAATCTACTCACCTGAAAATTGGGCAATTGCTGCTCCAAAATATACCTAAAGAGGAAATAGAAGCTAATATTTTTGATATCGTCAATCAGTTGAATGTAGGTATTCTTAACCTGATAGAGCAATCTGAAAAAACTGAATTGGCACGATTAAATTTAATTGCAGGACGAAAAGCTAAAGCTTCTACAGCTTACGAAGCGGCTCTTAAATACTTCACAAATGGGATAAAACTTTTAAATATAGACGCTTGGGAAACTGAATATACCTTAACTATCGGTTTATATGAAGGAGCCGCAGAGGTAGCTTATCTTGGCGGTGATTTTGAGCAGATGCAACAATGGGCTGAGGTGGTGCAGCAAGAAGCCAAAGTCCTTCTAGATAAAGTGAAAGTCTATGAAGTACAGATTATCGCTTCTATCATTCAAAGCAAGCAACTGGAAGCCATTCAGATAGCTGTATCAATTCTGCAATTGTTAGGAACAAGTTTTCCAGACGAGCCGACATCAACTGATATTCAGCAGGGGATGGATGAAATCGCGGCTTCTTTGAAAGGTAAAGCCATTGCAGATTTAATTAACTTACCATTAATGACTGATCCTAACAAGATTGCAGCTATGAGAATCTTAATGGGAGTTCTCCCGGCGGCTTTTCAAACTGCTCCTGCAATGATGCCAATTATTGTCTGTAAAATGGTCAATTTGTCCTTAATTTATGGGAATACTGCTGTATCTGCTTATGGTTATAGTCTTTATGGATTAATTCTTTGTGGAATTCAAGGAGAAATTGATTCTGGCTATGAATTTGGAAAATTAGCTTCACGTCTAGTATCACAATTTAATGCTGAAGAACTCAAGGCTAAAATTCTGACGGTTGTTAGCGCTCATGTTATGCATTGGAAAGAACATGTTCGTGAGACATTAACATCATCAATGTCAGGATATTCTAGTGGTCTGGAAACTGGAGATTTAGAATATGCTGGTTATTGTGGTTACATTTATCCCTATCATTCATTTTGGTTAGGTAAAGAACTTTGGGTTCTAGAAAAAGAACTAATAGCTTATTGTGATTCTCTGAAAAGAATTAAGCAACAAGTAGCTTTTACTTGGAACTCAGTATATTTGCAAACAGTTCTGAACTTGAAAGGAAATTTTGAAAATGTGGACTGTTTAATTGGAGAAGCCTACGACGAGCAAAGTATGCTGCCAATTCATCAGCAAGTAAATGATCTTTACACAATTAACCATTTATTTGTTAATAAGATGATGCTCTCTTACATATTTGGGGAGTATTTTAAAGCTGTAGAAAATGCTGCGATCGCAGAAAATTCTTTAGGTGGTGTTACAGGGTTATTTGTTGTTCCACTGTTTTATTTTTACGATTCTTTAGCCCACTTGGCAATATATCATACTGCTAAAGAGTCTGAGAAGCAAGCTATTCTAGAAAAAGTCCGAGCTAATCAGCAAAAGATGGAACTCTGGGCTACTCATGCTCCCACGAATCACTTACACAGATTTTACCTCGTGGAGGCAGAACGGTATCAGATTTTAGGTCAAAAACTGGAAGCAATGGACTACTATGAACACTCTATTGCCAAATCTCAAGAAAACGGTTTTCTCCAAGAAGAAGCTTTAGCTTATGAGTTAGCTGGAAAGTTTTATAAATCTCTAGGTAAAGAATTAATTCATCAAACGTATATAACTAAAGCCTATTATGCCTATATTCGTTGGGGTGCGATCGCTAAAGTTAAACACTTAGAATCAAAATATACTTTCCTCGTAGGGCAAACTACTACTCTAGAAAATACTACTGCAAAAATAGATACAATTCATCTTACCACTAGCACCACTACTAATAGTAGCTTGAGCGATTTTTTAGACTTTAATGCATTCATCAAATTTTCACAAGCGATTACTAACGAAATTGTTTTAGAAAATTTATTAAGCAAGCTGATCAAAATTTTACTAGAAAATGCTGCCGCGCAAAAAGCAGTACTACTCCTAATTAAAGACAATCATCTGTATATCGAAGCTTCTGGAAATGCTACTGATAATGTGGTGACAGTTTTACGCTCTATTCCTGTTGAAAGCTATCAAGATTTACCGTTATCTGTAATTAATTATGTTTTCCGAACTCAGCAATATCTTGTATTAAATGATGCTATCCTTGCAGAACCTTTTAACCTTGATATCTATATTCAGAAATTGCAAATAAAATCAATCTTTTGTTTGCCAATTATGTACCAATCACAGCTTACTGGGATTATTTATTTAGAAAACCAGTTATCATCAGGAGCTTTTGTTCCAGAAAGGGTAGAAGTATTAAAAGTCTTAGTTTCTCAAATGGCTATTGCTATAGAAAATGCCAGCTTATACACAAGAGCACAAGAAAAATCTAGGGAATTAGAACAGTCAATCAAAGATTTACAAGAGGCACAACTACAAATTATCCAAAGTGAAAAAATGTCTTCTCTGGGAAATTTAGTTGCAGGTGTCGCACACGAAATCAACAACCCCATTGGTTTTATTACAGGTAGTATTGCTCAAGCAAAAGATATTGTTAAAGATTTAATCGACTATCTGCAATTATACCGAGAAAAATTCCCAAATCCTGGCGCTGAAATTGAAGAAAAAGCCGAAGAAATAGATATAGATTTTCTACTAAAAGATTTACCAAAAATGATTGATGGTATGACAGTAGGGACACAGCGCATTCGGAATATTAGTACATCTCTCCGTACTTTTTCTCGTGCTGATACTACATCTAAAGTATTAGCGAATATCCATGAAGGTATTGATAGTACTTTAATGATTTTACAGCATCGTCTGAAAGCTGATCATAATCGTCCCGCCATTCAAATAATTAAAAATTATGCATATATTCC encodes:
- a CDS encoding plasmid pRiA4b ORF-3 family protein, giving the protein MEDLFARLERTLNPELPSITESQQQLLQELSIDENQPSTILHDFQTLIDFLEPNGVEVSSVNNLLPLKVLSEVNSRLSHPIEIKLKRPVQKSYPYINGLYLLLRSSGIAQIRSQGKKQFLVLDAATLQSWSSLNPTERYFNLLEAWLIWGNNEVLGEHQDSLGNLFRCIQLWPRVPDKGLKFSKYEDQHNISYYPGLHNVALLELFGLLSIKHGKPQEGKGWRITSLQRLPFGDALLQLLFPLGIRGELQDDVNVNFGKLQSHLQPFFPEWEHNLIVPKQGFTDGIYIFKVSLFKAWRRIAIPAKKPLSWLAEIILDAFDFDYDHLYEFSYKDRFGRIIKIGHAYMETPPFADQVQIGDLSLEPGGKMTYLYDFGDNWKFDVQLEAINPPDNKIKKPKILEVHGNAPQQYWSEDDELDEDEE
- a CDS encoding peptidoglycan-binding protein codes for the protein MLDLVISTYLVFVRQDTLNGSLVAKEPKSMAVSSPEVIRHILIGLGYLAPEIDPKPDLTKFAPWKRNNNSLTDDPTEEAIKKFQKQYSQKLVVNGNADSETRTVMEDTVKGLQNRLKFHGFATNAEIPPDRPFYGPATYTAVRKFQKSQGLTENGIATIEQRQILQQPTLTNKPQPQPQTQLRLIDLLFQFKKNPQNTSYIEALKNLQQNLPKDVLHKVTNKWRGTNDQNPEIVKLTNLFTYYDDNNQNHRDALNHLQSQITPAISQAFLSLWNRK
- a CDS encoding NB-ARC domain-containing protein; the encoded protein is MNPLQRRRKRGVILTPQGFQKLQTAKCQAQSWENLDKRYTLEDLSDRTGLDPDTLMKVFHCQVGVDKQTLNTCFRAFNLLLEPSDYQLPRTHEVISNQHSIQNLTDWGEAPDISAFLGRTAELTTLKHWILKEHCRVVTLFGMDGMGKTSLSVKLAEQIQDKFEFVIWRSLRNAPSVKDMLADLIQILSEGQENNLPKTLDGRISQLIHYLKNARCLLILDNLETILPDASGKYNIGYYRQRYDGYSELIRRVAETFHQSCLVLTIQETPREIRHLTGEKLPVRTLQLKGLKVIEVEEIFKAKGAFCGSSSDWHQLTESYAGNPLLLNMVSSKIHKLFDGNISEFLNQRILVFGEISQLLKDYFNHLSDPENLIINWLASNYQPASFSELRSQISSAISPQQLLDALESLQERCLVDKNAALFSVAPMVREYINHQLIQNKISSNIKYRSIVTRKKNKLSFHIPELILIK
- the cobO gene encoding cob(I)yrinic acid a,c-diamide adenosyltransferase — its product is MKNDTPPELNQDQEIGRLIDEVMSSSLTDEQYRKKMQRRKEVQDKRIAEAVPEKGLIIVNTGNGKGKTTAALGMVLRSLGHGYKVAIIQFIKGSWEPSEKRVFSYWEDQIEFHAMGEGFTWETQDRDRDLDKASAAWEKSLEYIRNPDFHLVLLDEINIALKMAYLPVEDVLAGLAQKPANKHVILTGRGAPPALIECADLVTEMTLVKHPFRDQGVKAQPGIEY
- a CDS encoding nucleotidyltransferase family protein: MNSNTRLQMILADTRINTVLPAIAQLNLPNWWLAGGAVRNTVWSSIFGNDCGLGIKDFDIAFFDIEGNRSQELAAKATLTEQFPDDEFDVKNQASFARWRLGSRPYTSTEDGITDWLHTATSVGVRLDTQGQWQFFTPYGLDDLFGGIIRPTPTHTHNLDAHNKASGFLQKCPYLRLA